The stretch of DNA AATTGGACCGTCGCCTGAAGTTCATCGAAGCGGACAATGGTCGCTATGCACCGGACCGCAAAGGCTTGCCACTGGATATCGACGTGTTGATGTACGACGATCTGGTGGGCAACTTTCACGGCCTGCGGCTGCCGAGACCGGAGACGCTGAAAAATGCGTTCGTGCTCTGGCCGCTGGCGCTACTGGTGCCGGACGTTATGCACCCCGGCGTTGGCCGGAGCTTCGCAGAGCTCTGGCGGGATTCGGTTATCGCACAGCAGCTATGGCCGGTGCCGTTTCGTTGGCGCGGAAAAGAACTGACGCCAGCTACGCTGCTGCCGCCCAGTCCCAGTCCCAGTCCCAGACCCTAACCGGCAAGCTTGCGGCCTGTGTGGAATGCCATCGAGCGCCGCGCAGCCATGGCGTCTCACACCACACACGCCTGACACCTACGCCGTAATCAGTAGGACGCCTGCTGGTCCTGATACTGCTGGATTGCGCGCAGCCGTTCTCGTTTAAGCGCCTCGCCCAGTTCCGCGCCCTTGTAACCCTGCTCGATCAACGGCTTCACCGGCACGCCGCGAGCGGCGTCGGCGGCGCCGCGCAGGTAATCGGTTTGAAGATCCTCATACGGTGGGTGGCCGGTGCGATCCAAGGCATCCATTTCGCAAACTGCCAGGAAATGCTCGAAGCGTTCCGGGCGTCGATAGATGTCGAAGCGTTGAAGCAGTTCGAAGAGCTCTGATGCTGACAGCGCTGCCGCCTTATTTGCTTGGGTATGAAACTCACCGGCCAGCATGGCAAGTTCCTGGCATTCACGCGGTACCTTAAAGCGAGCGTTGATCGCTGCGATTGGTTGCAATGCGGTCTCAGCAGACTCTCGGCCATCCCCAGCTGGAGTCGTCTCGCTCAAATATTGCAGCAGGCAGGCCCAGCGCACCGGCAGCGGCTGATCTTGTCCCGCGCATTGGCGCAACACATTGAGAACATGACTACCAATGTCGGTCCCGGATGCGTTGGGGGCCGCCGGCGAACGGCTGAACAATGAGTCGAGTTCTGGAAACAACTCCTGCAAAGCGCCGCATTCACGGAGCGCGGTGACGAACACGTCGGGCCGCGGCTCCATAAGCGCCCTGGAAATCTCTTTCCAGCTGCGCTCCGGTGTCAATGCCAGGAGTTCGCCCGACGCGGCGAGCTGGCTCATCAACGCCAGGGTTTCGGCTGCGACGGTGAAACCGAGCTCGGCATAGCGTGCGGCAAAGCGAGCCACACGCAAGACCCTGAGCGGATCCTCGGCGAAGGCAGGGGAAACGTGTCGGAGTTGGCGAGCGGCAAGGTCGCCCTGGCCATCGTAGGGGTCAATGAGATTGCCCTGTTGATCTTCGGCCATGGCATTGATCGTCAGGTCGCGACGGATCAGGTCTTCCTCGAGCGTCACGTCTGGGCTGGCGTAAAAGGTGAAGCCCCCATAACCGCGGCCACTCTTGCGCTCGGTGCGGGCCAGCGCGTACTCCTCGCCAGATGTCGGGTGCAGAAATACCGGAAAATCCGCGCCGACCGGGCGAAACCCTTCCGCTTGCATGTCCTCAGCGCTGGAGCCAACCACGACCCAGTCCACTTCGGTTACCGGCCGCCCCAGCAACCGATCCCGTACTGCGCCGCCGACTTTGTAGATCTGCATGTGTTCCTCCGTTGCGGCGGAGGATAAACGAAAGTACCGCAGCAGCAAGCTGCGGTGGGTTCCGGTTGATCTGGCGAAACGCGCGCCGCTCAGATTGGCGGCAACGCCAGGTTTATCCCGGGAAATTTATTTTCGACGTCCGGCTCAACCCGCGGTGGCATGTGGTGCGTGGTGACCAACTTGTCGTCCTGCATCGACTGAAGGTGTACGTCGAACCCCCAGAGCCTGTGCAAGTGCTTAAGCACCTCATCGGTGGAGCTGCCCAGCGGCTTACGATCGTGTTGCTGGTGGCGCAGCGTCAGCGAGCGATCGCCGCGGCGGTCGACGCTCCATATCTGAACGTTGGGCTCACGGTTACCGAGGTTGTACTGCGCCGCCAGAAGCTCACGAATGGCGTGGTAGCCGTTCTCGTCATGGATCGCCGGGACCAGCAACTCGTCCTTGTGGTCGTCGTCGAGAATGCTGAACAGCTTGAGATCCCGAATTACCTTTGGCGACAGGAATTGAAGGATGAAGCTCTCATCCTTGAAGTTGTTCATCGCGAATTTCACCGTGGTCAGCCAGTCGCTGCCAGCGATGTCGGGGAACCAGCGCTTGTCTTCCTCGGTGGGGTGTTCGCATATCCGGCGAATGTCCTGATACATGGCGAACCCCAGCGTGTAAGGGTTGATGCCACTGTAGTACGGGCTGTCGAAGCCGGGCTGATAGATTACGCTGGTGTGAGACTGAAGGAACTCCATCATGAAGCCATCAGTCACCAGTCCTTCGTCGTACAGATCATTGAGCAGCGTGTAATGCCAGAACGTCGCCCAGCCTTCGTTCATGACCTGGGTTTGGCGCTGTGGATAGAAATATTGCGCGATCTTGCGCACGATACGCACCACTTCGCGCTGCCAGGGCTCAAGCAGCGGCGCGTGCTTCTCGACGAAGTACAGGATGTTTTCCTGAGGTTCGGATGGGAAACGCTGGTCGCGGGTGCGCTCGTCACCTTTTTCGCCGAACTTGGGAATGGTCCGCCAGAGATCATTGATCTGCCGTTGCAGATGCTCCTCGCGGTCCTTCTGGCGTCGACGTTCTTCCTCGGCGGAGATGGGGTAGGGGCGCTTGTAGCGATCCACGCCGTAGTTCATCAGCGCATGGCAGGAATCGAGCAGGTCTTCCACCGCATCGATGCCGTGGCGCTCCTCGCACTGCATGATGTACTGCTTGGCAAACACCAGGTAATCGATGATCGAGCTGGCGTCGGTCCAGGTGCGGAACAGGTAGTTACCTTTGAAAAAGCTGTTGTGTCCGTAGCTGGCATGGGCAATCACCAGCGCCTGCATGGTGATGGTGTTTTCTTCCATCAGGTAAGCGATGCAGGGATCGGAATTGATCACGATCTCGTAGGCCAGGCCCATCTGCCCGCGTGTATAGGATTTCTCCGTGCT from Pseudomonas sp. DNDY-54 encodes:
- the folK gene encoding 2-amino-4-hydroxy-6-hydroxymethyldihydropteridine diphosphokinase, which encodes MPLTRVLLGLGSNNRREQNLTAGLDALEELLGDLRCSPVFESHAVGYKGDNFYNLVVCGTTELPLMELDRRLKFIEADNGRYAPDRKGLPLDIDVLMYDDLVGNFHGLRLPRPETLKNAFVLWPLALLVPDVMHPGVGRSFAELWRDSVIAQQLWPVPFRWRGKELTPATLLPPSPSPSPRP
- a CDS encoding SpoVR family protein, which translates into the protein MKRQPISTGSEWTFELIRAYDREIGRIAERYALDTYPNQIEVITAEQMMDAYASVGMPLGYHHWSYGKHFLSTEKSYTRGQMGLAYEIVINSDPCIAYLMEENTITMQALVIAHASYGHNSFFKGNYLFRTWTDASSIIDYLVFAKQYIMQCEERHGIDAVEDLLDSCHALMNYGVDRYKRPYPISAEEERRRQKDREEHLQRQINDLWRTIPKFGEKGDERTRDQRFPSEPQENILYFVEKHAPLLEPWQREVVRIVRKIAQYFYPQRQTQVMNEGWATFWHYTLLNDLYDEGLVTDGFMMEFLQSHTSVIYQPGFDSPYYSGINPYTLGFAMYQDIRRICEHPTEEDKRWFPDIAGSDWLTTVKFAMNNFKDESFILQFLSPKVIRDLKLFSILDDDHKDELLVPAIHDENGYHAIRELLAAQYNLGNREPNVQIWSVDRRGDRSLTLRHQQHDRKPLGSSTDEVLKHLHRLWGFDVHLQSMQDDKLVTTHHMPPRVEPDVENKFPGINLALPPI
- a CDS encoding multifunctional CCA addition/repair protein, giving the protein MQIYKVGGAVRDRLLGRPVTEVDWVVVGSSAEDMQAEGFRPVGADFPVFLHPTSGEEYALARTERKSGRGYGGFTFYASPDVTLEEDLIRRDLTINAMAEDQQGNLIDPYDGQGDLAARQLRHVSPAFAEDPLRVLRVARFAARYAELGFTVAAETLALMSQLAASGELLALTPERSWKEISRALMEPRPDVFVTALRECGALQELFPELDSLFSRSPAAPNASGTDIGSHVLNVLRQCAGQDQPLPVRWACLLQYLSETTPAGDGRESAETALQPIAAINARFKVPRECQELAMLAGEFHTQANKAAALSASELFELLQRFDIYRRPERFEHFLAVCEMDALDRTGHPPYEDLQTDYLRGAADAARGVPVKPLIEQGYKGAELGEALKRERLRAIQQYQDQQASY